A single window of Modestobacter italicus DNA harbors:
- a CDS encoding class I mannose-6-phosphate isomerase: MPLVPLTLDPNQPADRFYAGGARIAEFRGTPWVGGNLPEDWVGSSTTLFGEHELGLTRLPDGRLLRDVVAADPVGWLGAAHVARFGADTMLLTKLLDAGQRLPVHLHPDGAFAAEHLQRAHGKTEAWVVLRGGEVHLGLRRDLAPAEVRRLVAEQDVEVLLAAMHRVEVAPGDAVLVPAGLPHAIGAGVLLVEVQEPEDLSILLEWRGFALDGERDGHLGLGFDLALQAADLSGWSPERIDSLVVRRRGPGPVLPERAAEFFRVDRVLGGDPLAASFGVVVVTRGQGRLRAADDGWTATVGAGQTLLVPHGAGALALDGDVEALWCRPPQAG; encoded by the coding sequence ATGCCGCTCGTCCCGCTCACCCTGGACCCCAACCAGCCCGCCGACCGCTTCTACGCCGGGGGTGCGCGCATCGCCGAGTTCCGGGGCACGCCGTGGGTGGGCGGGAACCTGCCCGAGGACTGGGTGGGGTCCAGCACGACGCTGTTCGGCGAGCACGAGCTCGGGTTGACCCGGCTGCCCGACGGCCGCCTGCTCCGTGACGTGGTCGCCGCCGACCCGGTCGGCTGGCTCGGGGCGGCGCACGTGGCCCGGTTCGGGGCCGACACCATGCTGCTGACCAAGCTGCTCGACGCGGGGCAACGGCTCCCGGTCCACCTCCACCCGGACGGCGCGTTCGCCGCCGAGCACCTGCAGCGTGCGCACGGCAAGACCGAGGCGTGGGTCGTCCTGCGCGGCGGGGAGGTGCACCTCGGGCTGCGCCGGGACCTGGCGCCCGCGGAGGTGCGCCGGCTCGTGGCGGAGCAGGACGTCGAGGTGCTGCTGGCCGCGATGCACCGCGTCGAGGTGGCCCCGGGCGACGCCGTCCTGGTGCCGGCCGGCCTCCCGCACGCCATCGGGGCCGGTGTCCTCCTCGTGGAGGTCCAGGAGCCCGAGGACCTGTCCATCCTGCTGGAGTGGCGGGGCTTCGCGCTCGACGGTGAGCGCGACGGGCACCTCGGGCTCGGGTTCGACCTGGCGCTGCAGGCCGCCGACCTCAGCGGCTGGTCGCCCGAGCGCATCGACTCACTCGTCGTCCGCCGTCGCGGCCCGGGCCCCGTGCTGCCCGAGCGCGCCGCGGAGTTCTTCCGGGTGGACCGGGTGCTGGGGGGAGACCCCCTGGCCGCCTCCTTCGGGGTCGTGGTGGTCACCCGGGGGCAGGGTCGGCTCCGGGCGGCGGACGACGGGTGGACGGCGACCGTCGGCGCCGGCCAGACCCTCCTCGTGCCGCACGGGGCCGGCGCCCTCGCGCTGGACGGCGACGTCGAGGCGCTGTGGTGCCGGCCGCCGCAGGCCGGCTGA
- a CDS encoding alpha-amylase family protein produces MTAVDPGGPRAAEQAWRRLRPQLAADAEAALGAAEADAFLTRVEVALVDVHAPLVALYGQRADPEELLDRALRLVLAAAAERPAELRVLDRRREIDPHWFQRERMQGYVCYVDRFCGTLGQLPARLDHLAELGTTYLHLMPLLRPREGENDGGYAVADYREVDPRLGTMAELEAVAAALRRHDMSLCIDLVLNHTAAEHPWARGWLAGDPAYADFYTAFPDRRLPDAYEATIPEVFPDRAPGSFSWVPEACGGAGGWVWTTFWSYQWDLDYANPEVTLAMLGEITWLANRGVEVFRMDAIPFMWKRLGTNCQNQPEVHDLVQLLHALTRVAAPAVVFKAEAIVAPEDLVPYLGAHTRERPECELAYHNQLMVLLWSSVAAQDARLAIAALRRMRPIPTGASWVTYVRGHDDIGWAVSDTDAAAIGADGDAHRRFLNDFFSGRFPHSPARGALFQENPLTGDARISGTAASLCGIESALEKDDAAALDRGVRRLLLMYSVAFSFGGIPLLYMGDEIGMRNDTGYLADPERAPDNRWMHRPPMDWTAVGRRHDPATLEGRVFAGLREMGEVRRALPALRGGAEPSVLTAGSDRVLVWRRRHPRSGSFVGLANFASMPAVVDADTVTGFGTYAPVLSSDGPLEVRGRGLVVPGLGFAWYAEP; encoded by the coding sequence GTGACCGCGGTGGACCCGGGCGGCCCCCGCGCCGCCGAGCAGGCCTGGCGGCGGTTGCGGCCGCAGCTGGCCGCCGACGCGGAGGCCGCGCTGGGGGCGGCCGAGGCCGACGCCTTCCTGACCCGGGTCGAGGTCGCGCTGGTCGACGTGCACGCCCCCCTCGTCGCGCTCTACGGCCAGCGGGCCGACCCCGAGGAGCTGCTGGACCGCGCCCTGCGGCTGGTCCTCGCGGCCGCCGCCGAGCGGCCGGCGGAGCTGCGGGTGCTGGACCGGCGCCGGGAGATCGACCCGCACTGGTTCCAGCGCGAGCGCATGCAGGGCTACGTCTGCTACGTCGACCGGTTCTGCGGCACGCTCGGCCAGCTGCCCGCCCGGCTGGACCACCTCGCCGAGCTGGGCACCACCTACCTGCACCTGATGCCGCTGCTGCGGCCGCGCGAGGGCGAGAACGACGGGGGCTACGCGGTCGCCGACTACCGCGAGGTCGACCCCCGGCTGGGCACGATGGCCGAGCTCGAGGCGGTCGCCGCGGCGCTGCGCCGGCACGACATGAGCCTGTGCATCGACCTGGTGCTCAACCACACCGCCGCGGAGCACCCGTGGGCGCGGGGCTGGCTGGCCGGCGACCCGGCCTACGCCGACTTCTACACCGCCTTCCCCGACCGCCGGCTGCCCGACGCGTACGAGGCGACCATCCCGGAGGTCTTCCCCGACCGGGCGCCCGGCTCGTTCAGCTGGGTGCCCGAGGCGTGCGGCGGCGCCGGCGGCTGGGTGTGGACGACGTTCTGGAGCTACCAGTGGGACCTCGACTACGCCAACCCCGAGGTCACCCTGGCGATGCTCGGTGAGATCACCTGGCTGGCCAACCGCGGCGTCGAGGTGTTCCGGATGGACGCCATCCCGTTCATGTGGAAGCGGCTGGGCACCAACTGCCAGAACCAGCCCGAGGTCCACGACCTGGTGCAGCTGCTGCACGCGCTGACCCGGGTCGCGGCACCGGCGGTGGTGTTCAAGGCCGAGGCGATCGTCGCGCCGGAGGACCTGGTGCCCTACCTGGGGGCGCACACCCGGGAGCGGCCGGAGTGCGAGCTGGCCTACCACAACCAGCTGATGGTGCTGCTGTGGAGCAGCGTGGCCGCGCAGGACGCCCGGCTGGCGATCGCCGCGCTGCGCCGGATGCGGCCGATCCCCACCGGCGCGAGCTGGGTGACCTACGTGCGCGGGCACGACGACATCGGCTGGGCGGTCAGCGACACCGACGCCGCGGCCATCGGCGCCGACGGTGACGCGCACCGGCGCTTCCTCAACGACTTCTTCTCCGGCCGCTTCCCGCACTCCCCGGCGAGGGGGGCGCTGTTCCAGGAGAACCCGCTCACCGGCGACGCCCGGATCTCGGGGACGGCGGCCTCGCTGTGCGGCATCGAGTCGGCCCTGGAGAAGGACGACGCCGCGGCCCTGGACCGGGGGGTGCGCCGGCTGCTGCTGATGTACTCGGTCGCCTTCTCCTTCGGCGGCATCCCGCTGCTCTACATGGGCGACGAGATCGGCATGCGCAACGACACCGGCTACCTGGCCGACCCCGAGCGCGCCCCGGACAACCGGTGGATGCACCGCCCGCCGATGGACTGGACCGCGGTCGGACGCCGGCACGACCCGGCGACGCTGGAGGGCCGGGTGTTCGCCGGGCTGCGCGAGATGGGCGAGGTGCGGCGCGCACTGCCGGCCCTGCGCGGCGGGGCCGAGCCGAGCGTGCTGACCGCGGGCAGCGACCGGGTGCTCGTCTGGCGGCGCCGGCACCCGCGCAGCGGCTCCTTCGTGGGCCTGGCCAACTTCGCCTCGATGCCGGCGGTCGTCGACGCCGACACGGTCACCGGTTTCGGCACCTACGCGCCGGTGCTCAGCAGCGACGGGCCGCTGGAGGTGCGGGGCCGCGGGCTCGTCGTCCCCGGGCTGGGGTTCGCCTGGTACGCCGAGCCCTGA
- a CDS encoding ABC transporter substrate-binding protein: MLSPFRARKTSAALVLLSAVALSACSNGDNAGGSGGGGGDGEVDKVGLMLQDISNPFFASMQKSMEDAAKEQGFDLNVQDGRQDLGTQNDQIDTFIQQGMDLILLNAVDSSGIASAVARAQAAGITVVAVDVDAEGADAAVTTDNVEAGRQSCQALVDALGGTGNILVVEGTPTTAPQDRVKGCEEVLAANTGVKVVARQAGKNDRASGLSLTTDMLTANQDVKGIFAINDPEALGADLAVQQAGRTGVTIVGVDGSPEAVTALEDPSSNFAASAAQDPGGMALKALEVGQGIVAGDEPAERVTLLAPSLVTKDNVADYQGW, translated from the coding sequence ATGCTGTCCCCCTTCCGGGCCCGGAAGACGTCCGCGGCCCTGGTCCTGCTCAGCGCGGTCGCGCTCAGCGCGTGCAGCAACGGCGACAACGCCGGTGGCAGTGGCGGCGGAGGTGGCGACGGCGAGGTGGACAAGGTCGGGCTGATGCTCCAGGACATCTCCAACCCGTTCTTCGCCTCGATGCAGAAGAGCATGGAGGACGCGGCGAAGGAGCAGGGCTTCGACCTGAACGTCCAGGACGGGCGGCAGGACCTCGGCACCCAGAACGACCAGATCGACACCTTCATCCAGCAGGGGATGGACCTGATCCTGCTCAACGCCGTCGACAGCAGCGGCATCGCCTCGGCCGTCGCCCGCGCCCAGGCCGCGGGCATCACCGTGGTGGCCGTCGACGTGGACGCCGAGGGCGCCGACGCCGCCGTCACCACCGACAACGTCGAGGCCGGCCGGCAGTCCTGCCAGGCCCTGGTCGACGCGCTGGGCGGCACCGGCAACATCCTCGTCGTCGAGGGCACCCCGACCACGGCACCGCAGGACCGGGTGAAGGGCTGCGAGGAGGTGCTCGCGGCCAACACCGGCGTCAAGGTGGTGGCCCGGCAGGCCGGCAAGAACGACCGCGCCAGCGGGCTCTCGCTGACCACCGACATGCTCACCGCCAACCAGGACGTGAAGGGCATCTTCGCCATCAACGACCCGGAGGCCCTGGGCGCCGACCTCGCCGTCCAGCAGGCCGGCCGCACCGGCGTGACGATCGTCGGCGTCGACGGCTCCCCCGAGGCGGTCACCGCCCTCGAGGACCCGTCCTCCAACTTCGCGGCGAGCGCGGCGCAGGACCCGGGCGGCATGGCCCTGAAGGCGCTGGAGGTCGGCCAGGGCATCGTCGCCGGCGACGAGCCGGCCGAGCGCGTGACCCTGCTGGCGCCCTCCCTCGTCACCAAGGACAACGTGGCCGACTACCAGGGCTGGTGA
- a CDS encoding SRPBCC family protein has protein sequence MTTKVEESIQVDVPVSTAYNQWTQFEEFPHFMGGVREVRQLGDQRLHWVAEIAGVRREWDAAVLEQVPDQKVAWAATGGATNAGAVRFTPAGPAATVVHLTLEYEPEGVVEKAGDALGIVGRQAKSDLARFKEFIEDAGYESGAWRGTVQHGVSAGTPGVEDAAMSRGDSGKAGVSATTVVAGAAAVAAAAGAAVAASRSGSEGEPPKATATVPPPQPAASQPVTVVDQPPPDSVRDGVLIEEHDAEGYTAPSSTEGVEQTVRRDGDDPMVGGGSR, from the coding sequence GTGACCACCAAGGTCGAGGAGTCGATCCAGGTCGACGTACCGGTCAGCACCGCCTACAACCAGTGGACCCAGTTCGAGGAGTTCCCGCACTTCATGGGCGGGGTCAGGGAGGTCCGGCAGCTCGGCGACCAGCGGCTGCACTGGGTGGCCGAGATCGCCGGCGTCCGGCGCGAGTGGGACGCCGCCGTCCTCGAGCAGGTCCCCGACCAGAAGGTCGCCTGGGCCGCCACCGGGGGAGCGACGAACGCCGGCGCCGTCCGGTTCACCCCGGCCGGGCCCGCCGCCACGGTGGTCCACCTGACCCTGGAGTACGAGCCCGAGGGCGTGGTGGAGAAGGCCGGGGACGCGCTCGGCATCGTCGGGCGCCAGGCCAAGTCCGACCTGGCCCGGTTCAAGGAGTTCATCGAGGACGCCGGCTACGAGAGCGGGGCGTGGCGCGGCACCGTCCAGCACGGCGTCAGCGCCGGCACGCCCGGTGTCGAGGACGCCGCGATGTCGCGGGGCGACAGCGGCAAGGCCGGGGTGTCGGCGACGACCGTCGTCGCCGGTGCCGCCGCGGTCGCCGCAGCCGCCGGTGCCGCGGTGGCGGCGTCGCGGAGCGGCTCGGAGGGCGAGCCCCCAAAAGCGACCGCGACGGTCCCGCCGCCGCAGCCGGCCGCGAGCCAGCCGGTGACCGTCGTCGACCAGCCCCCGCCGGACTCGGTGCGCGACGGCGTGCTGATCGAGGAGCACGACGCCGAGGGCTACACCGCGCCGTCCTCCACCGAGGGCGTCGAGCAGACGGTGCGCCGCGACGGCGACGACCCGATGGTCGGCGGCGGGAGCCGCTGA
- a CDS encoding sugar ABC transporter ATP-binding protein yields MNETATPLLEVAGISKRFGATLALSDVSFDVRAGEVHALMGENGAGKSTLMKIISGNYQPDTGTIRISGTPAVMASPRDAMTAGVAIIHQELNTIPDMTVAENLATGNEPARFGVLDRRTMVAQAREKLARVGAHIDPTRPIGRLSVGMQQMVEIARAVAENAKVLVLDEPTASLSRTESEQLFALIRSMRDRGMGLIYISHRMEEVWELADRVTVFRDGKLIGTRDMRADGPDRTTPGDIVRMMVGREISDLYVRTPHPAGEVRLDVRDLTGPGGIGPVSFDVRGGQVVGMVGLIGAGRTEVARLIYGADRSTGGTVSLDGTPLEVRNPIEGLRAGVGLLPESRKDQALFLDLSVKDNISMSTLKEHSTMGVLRGGPLVRAVRGVMEQLKVRSNALGLESRALSGGNQQKLVLGRLLLQRPKLLILDEPTRGVDIGAKSEIYRLINEIAGTGAAVLVISSDLPEALGISDQLLVMRAGQIVASLDARGASEETVMQHATGVYADDAAPTETAGTAR; encoded by the coding sequence GTGAACGAGACCGCGACTCCGCTGCTCGAGGTGGCGGGCATCAGCAAGCGCTTCGGCGCGACGCTCGCCCTGTCCGACGTCAGCTTCGACGTCCGGGCGGGTGAGGTGCACGCCCTCATGGGCGAGAACGGCGCCGGCAAGTCGACGCTGATGAAGATCATCTCGGGCAACTACCAGCCGGACACCGGCACCATCCGGATCTCCGGGACCCCTGCCGTCATGGCGTCGCCGCGCGACGCCATGACGGCAGGCGTCGCGATCATCCACCAGGAGCTCAACACCATCCCGGACATGACGGTGGCCGAGAACCTGGCCACCGGCAACGAGCCGGCGCGCTTCGGCGTCCTCGACCGCCGGACGATGGTCGCCCAGGCCCGGGAGAAGCTCGCCCGGGTCGGCGCCCACATCGACCCCACCCGGCCGATCGGCCGGCTCAGCGTCGGCATGCAGCAGATGGTCGAGATCGCCCGCGCCGTCGCGGAGAACGCGAAGGTGCTGGTGCTCGACGAGCCGACGGCGTCGCTGTCGCGGACCGAGTCCGAGCAGCTGTTCGCGCTCATCCGGTCGATGCGCGACAGGGGCATGGGGCTGATCTACATCAGCCACCGCATGGAGGAGGTCTGGGAGCTCGCCGACCGGGTGACCGTCTTCCGCGACGGCAAGCTCATCGGCACCCGGGACATGCGCGCCGACGGCCCGGACCGGACCACCCCCGGTGACATCGTGCGGATGATGGTCGGCCGCGAGATCAGCGACCTCTACGTCCGCACCCCGCACCCGGCCGGGGAGGTCCGCCTCGACGTCCGCGACCTGACCGGTCCCGGCGGGATCGGTCCGGTCTCCTTCGACGTCCGCGGCGGCCAGGTGGTCGGGATGGTCGGCCTCATCGGCGCCGGCCGCACCGAGGTCGCCCGGCTCATCTACGGCGCGGACCGCTCCACCGGCGGCACCGTCTCGCTGGACGGCACCCCGTTGGAGGTGCGCAACCCGATCGAGGGGCTGCGCGCCGGGGTCGGCCTGCTCCCGGAGAGCCGCAAGGACCAGGCGCTGTTCCTGGACCTGTCGGTCAAGGACAACATCTCCATGTCCACGCTCAAGGAGCACAGCACCATGGGCGTGCTCCGCGGCGGACCGCTGGTGCGGGCCGTGCGCGGGGTCATGGAACAGCTCAAGGTGCGGTCCAACGCGCTCGGGCTGGAGTCGCGGGCGCTGTCCGGCGGGAACCAGCAGAAGCTGGTGCTGGGTCGGTTGCTGCTGCAGCGGCCCAAGCTGCTCATCCTCGACGAGCCCACCCGCGGCGTGGACATCGGCGCGAAGAGCGAGATCTACCGCCTGATCAACGAGATCGCCGGGACCGGCGCCGCCGTCCTGGTCATCTCCTCCGACCTGCCCGAGGCGCTCGGCATCAGCGACCAGCTGCTGGTGATGCGCGCCGGCCAGATCGTGGCCTCCCTCGACGCCCGCGGGGCGAGCGAGGAGACCGTCATGCAACACGCCACCGGCGTCTACGCAGACGACGCCGCCCCGACCGAGACCGCTGGGACCGCCCGATGA
- a CDS encoding ABC transporter permease, which produces MSTSTTTPADPTVQPPEKRGFPVAYWWDRVGIFLVLLLLIALMSAIAPNFLSVDNAVNVARSVSINAILAAGMTVVILTAGIDLSVGSILAVAGVGGVLLATNGVPTPLALLGGIAIGALCGAVNGALIAWLALPAFIVTLGSLTYLRGLAYSMLDGQPLVATDLGFRGIGNGSIAGIPQPVVVMLVVYVVFWFLLERTRFGRHVYAVGGNIEAARLAGINVKRVLLSTYMLSGAAAGVAGLIFSARVLSAQPTAGNGYELDAIAAVVLGGTSLAGGRGRIFGTLVGAVIIGVLSNGLVLLDVPFFYQLMIKGAVIIIAIALDSLKRFARSTS; this is translated from the coding sequence ATGAGCACGAGCACCACCACGCCCGCCGACCCCACCGTCCAGCCGCCGGAGAAGCGCGGCTTCCCCGTCGCCTACTGGTGGGACCGGGTCGGCATCTTCCTGGTCCTGCTGCTGCTGATCGCGCTGATGTCGGCGATCGCGCCGAACTTCCTGTCGGTCGACAACGCGGTCAACGTCGCCCGCTCGGTGTCGATCAACGCGATCCTCGCCGCGGGGATGACCGTGGTCATCCTGACCGCGGGCATCGACCTGTCGGTCGGCTCGATCCTCGCCGTGGCCGGGGTGGGCGGCGTCCTGCTGGCCACCAACGGGGTGCCGACGCCGCTGGCGCTGCTGGGCGGCATCGCGATCGGCGCGCTCTGCGGCGCGGTCAACGGCGCGCTCATCGCCTGGCTGGCACTGCCGGCCTTCATCGTGACGCTGGGCTCGCTGACCTACCTGCGCGGCCTGGCGTACTCGATGCTCGACGGCCAGCCGCTGGTGGCCACCGACCTAGGTTTCCGCGGCATCGGCAACGGCAGCATCGCCGGCATCCCGCAGCCGGTGGTCGTGATGCTGGTGGTCTACGTGGTGTTCTGGTTCCTGCTGGAGCGGACCCGGTTCGGCCGGCACGTGTACGCCGTCGGCGGCAACATCGAGGCGGCCCGGCTGGCCGGCATCAACGTCAAGCGGGTCCTGCTGTCGACCTACATGCTCTCCGGGGCAGCCGCCGGGGTCGCCGGGCTGATCTTCTCCGCACGGGTCCTGTCGGCCCAGCCGACGGCCGGCAACGGCTACGAGCTGGACGCGATCGCCGCCGTGGTGCTGGGCGGCACCTCGCTCGCCGGTGGCCGCGGCCGGATCTTCGGCACGCTGGTGGGTGCGGTGATCATCGGGGTGCTCTCCAACGGCCTCGTGCTGCTGGACGTCCCGTTCTTCTACCAGCTGATGATCAAGGGCGCCGTGATCATCATCGCCATCGCGCTGGACAGCCTGAAGCGGTTCGCCCGGTCGACCAGTTGA
- a CDS encoding DUF885 domain-containing protein, with amino-acid sequence MTEPVRPPSELDQLADRFVEDYAASQPTVATYIGVPGHDDRWPDLTPDGHGAHAQLLTAAIGMAGRIEPVDRRDDVARSALLERLGAELARYQAGWAQADLNTVDSPLQAFRSSFDLMPTATEQDWATVARRLTALPAALDGYAVGLESAAGHGRTAAARQVRLGAQIARRWAGTPERPGFFARFAAGAPAGSAGLTRDLERAAQQTSGALLGFADRIEGSLLPTAPEADGVGRERYALESRYHAGIDLDLEETYAWGWEELARIVAEKEAVAESIAPGQGVAGAVAALDADPARQVRGREALQTWLQETADRAIAALDGVHFDIPGPVRRIEGRLTPTSGEGVYYTAPSEDFSRPGRMWWSLPDGVTDMTTWRETTTVFHEGVPGHHLQIAETVHNAALLNRWQRLLCACSGHAEGWALYSERLMAELGFLDDPGDRLGMLDAQELRAARVVLDIGVHLDLPIPAGRATGDRWTYDVALAFLRAHVDMEDAMRVDELHRYLGWPGQAPVYKVGERVFLTCREQAQLRGGADFDLKAWHRAVLDLGPLGLAPLAAELARM; translated from the coding sequence GTGACAGAGCCCGTCCGCCCGCCGTCCGAACTCGACCAGCTCGCCGACCGCTTCGTCGAGGACTACGCCGCCTCGCAGCCGACGGTGGCCACCTACATCGGTGTGCCCGGGCACGACGACCGCTGGCCCGACCTCACGCCCGACGGGCACGGCGCGCACGCCCAGCTGCTGACGGCGGCGATCGGCATGGCCGGGCGGATCGAGCCGGTCGACCGCCGGGACGACGTCGCGCGCAGCGCCCTGCTGGAGCGGCTGGGCGCCGAGCTGGCCCGCTACCAGGCCGGCTGGGCCCAGGCCGACCTGAACACCGTCGACAGCCCGCTGCAGGCCTTCCGCTCGTCGTTCGACCTGATGCCGACCGCGACCGAGCAGGACTGGGCCACCGTCGCCCGCCGGCTGACCGCCCTCCCGGCGGCGCTGGACGGCTACGCGGTCGGCCTGGAGTCCGCGGCCGGCCACGGCCGCACCGCCGCCGCCCGCCAGGTGCGGCTCGGCGCGCAGATCGCCCGCCGCTGGGCCGGCACCCCTGAGCGGCCCGGCTTCTTCGCCCGGTTCGCGGCCGGCGCACCCGCCGGGTCCGCCGGCCTGACCCGCGACCTCGAGCGGGCCGCGCAGCAGACCTCCGGCGCCCTGCTCGGCTTCGCCGACCGCATCGAGGGCAGCCTGCTGCCCACCGCGCCGGAGGCGGACGGGGTCGGCCGGGAGCGCTACGCCCTCGAGTCGCGCTACCACGCCGGGATCGACCTGGACCTCGAGGAGACCTACGCCTGGGGCTGGGAGGAGCTGGCCCGGATCGTCGCGGAGAAGGAGGCCGTCGCCGAGTCCATCGCCCCCGGGCAGGGCGTCGCCGGCGCCGTGGCCGCGCTGGACGCCGACCCGGCCCGCCAGGTCCGCGGCCGGGAGGCGCTGCAGACCTGGCTGCAGGAGACCGCCGACCGGGCGATCGCCGCCCTGGACGGCGTCCACTTCGACATCCCCGGGCCGGTCCGGCGGATCGAGGGCCGGCTGACCCCGACGTCCGGGGAGGGCGTGTACTACACGGCCCCCAGCGAGGACTTCAGCCGGCCCGGCCGGATGTGGTGGTCGCTGCCCGACGGCGTCACCGACATGACCACCTGGCGGGAGACCACGACGGTCTTCCACGAGGGCGTCCCCGGCCACCACCTGCAGATCGCCGAGACGGTGCACAACGCCGCGCTGCTCAACCGCTGGCAGCGGCTGCTGTGCGCCTGCTCCGGGCACGCCGAGGGCTGGGCGCTGTACTCCGAGCGGCTGATGGCCGAGCTCGGGTTCCTCGACGACCCGGGCGACCGGCTGGGCATGCTCGACGCCCAGGAGCTGCGCGCGGCCCGGGTGGTGCTGGACATCGGCGTGCACCTGGACCTGCCGATCCCCGCCGGGCGGGCCACCGGCGACCGGTGGACCTACGACGTCGCGTTGGCCTTCCTGCGCGCCCACGTCGACATGGAGGACGCGATGCGCGTCGACGAGCTGCACCGCTACCTGGGCTGGCCGGGCCAGGCGCCGGTCTACAAGGTGGGTGAGCGGGTCTTCCTCACCTGCCGGGAGCAGGCCCAGCTGCGCGGCGGGGCGGACTTCGACCTCAAGGCCTGGCACCGCGCCGTCCTCGACCTCGGCCCGCTGGGCCTCGCCCCGCTCGCCGCGGAGCTCGCCCGGATGTGA
- a CDS encoding WhiB family transcriptional regulator, translating to MDAEEQGWQEQALCAETDPEAFFPEKGGSTREAKKICTGCQVRSECLEYALANDERFGIWGGLSERERRRLRRRAS from the coding sequence ATGGACGCCGAGGAGCAGGGCTGGCAAGAGCAGGCGCTCTGCGCCGAGACCGACCCCGAGGCGTTCTTCCCCGAGAAGGGCGGCTCGACCCGCGAGGCCAAGAAGATCTGCACCGGCTGCCAGGTCCGGTCCGAGTGCCTGGAGTACGCGCTGGCCAACGACGAGCGCTTCGGCATCTGGGGCGGCCTGTCCGAGCGCGAGCGTCGCCGGCTCCGTCGCCGCGCCAGCTGA
- a CDS encoding cupin domain-containing protein has product MAASQQDLPDDWHRPLRHVRADELSADTGQTAGMTRREAVSAQTVGAQRLWMGQTHVAPHTGSGDHHHGDSETAIHVLRGHPEFVFAEGGVEVRLATGPGDYVFVPPFTPHREENPHDDEAVVVIARSSQEAIVVNLPGLLPEGHGADD; this is encoded by the coding sequence GTGGCCGCCTCGCAGCAGGACCTCCCCGACGACTGGCACCGCCCGCTGCGGCACGTCCGGGCCGACGAGCTGTCGGCCGACACCGGCCAGACCGCGGGCATGACCCGCCGGGAGGCGGTGTCCGCGCAGACCGTCGGCGCCCAGCGGCTGTGGATGGGCCAGACGCACGTGGCCCCGCACACCGGCTCCGGCGACCACCACCACGGTGACTCCGAGACCGCCATCCACGTGCTGCGCGGGCACCCGGAGTTCGTCTTCGCCGAGGGTGGGGTGGAGGTCCGGCTGGCCACCGGGCCCGGTGACTACGTCTTCGTGCCGCCGTTCACCCCGCACCGCGAGGAGAACCCGCACGACGACGAGGCGGTGGTGGTGATCGCCCGCAGCAGCCAGGAGGCGATCGTGGTCAACCTCCCGGGCCTGCTCCCCGAGGGCCACGGCGCCGACGACTGA